A window of the Juglans microcarpa x Juglans regia isolate MS1-56 chromosome 5D, Jm3101_v1.0, whole genome shotgun sequence genome harbors these coding sequences:
- the LOC121266200 gene encoding patatin-like protein 2 has protein sequence METTNVTLQPSTFGKLITVLSIDGGGIRGVIPGTILSFLESELQKLDGEDARIADYFDVIAGTSTGGLVTAMLTSPNEKNRPLFAAKDIKDFYLNQCPKIFPQNSCAWFPHITKIMKALSGPKYDGKYLHSLVKEKLGSTRLHQTLTNIVIPTFDIKRLQPTVFSSYEVKRNPSSDALLSDICIATSAAPTYLPAHYFQTKDPAGKVRDFNLVDGGVAANNPALLAIGEVTKEVTKGNTDFLPMQPMDYGKFLVISLGTGSSKVAKKFNAHEAAKWGILSWLTNGGSTPIVDIFTQASADMVDLHLSVVFQALQSAQSYLRIQDDKLTGDISSVDIATKKNLDDLVKVGEELLKEPVSRVNLETGLFERSGHETNEEALRRFAKILSQERQLRHAKSPNGQAANSK, from the exons ATGGAAACAACAAATGTAACCCTGCAGCCTTCAACTTTTGGAAAACTGATCACCGTTCTCAGCATTGATGGTGGTGGAATTAGAGGAGTTATCCCAGGAACTATCCTTAGCTTTTTAGAATCTGAGCTGCAG AAACTGGACGGTGAAGATGCAAGAATCGCAGATTACTTTGATGTGATTGCAGGAACAAGCACAGGCGGTCTTGTGACTGCCATGCTGACAAGCCCAAATGAAAAGAACCGACCCTTGTTTGCCGCCAAGGATATCAAGGACTTCTACCTAAACCAATGCCCTAAAATATTCCCACAAAACAG TTGCGCATGGTTCCCTCATATTACAAAGATAATGAAAGCTTTATCCGGACCAAAATACGATGGCAAGTATCTACACAGCCTTGTCAAGGAAAAACTTGGGAGCACAAGGTTGCACCAGACATTGACCAATATTGTCATCCCAACATTTGACATTAAGCGGCTCCAGCCAACTGTCTTCTCCAGCTACGAG GTGAAGAGAAACCCAAGCTCAGATGCCTTACTCTCTGACATATGCATCGCAACCTCAGCAGCACCAACTTATCTTCCTGCTCATTACTTTCAAACCAAAGACCCCGCAGGAAAAGTTCGAGACTTTAACCTAGTAGACGGTGGCGTTGCGGCAAATAATCcg gcTTTGCTTGCCATCGGTGAAGTAACAAAGGAGGTCACTAAAGGAAATACAGACTTCCTTCCCATGCAACCGATGGACTACGGAAAGTTTCTGGTAATATCATTAGGAACTGGATCTTCAAAAGTTGCGAAGAAATTTAATGCGCATGAGGCAGCTAAGTGGGGCATTTTGAGCTGGCTAACCAATGGGGGTTCCACACCTATTGTTGATATATTTACACAAGCAAGTGCGGATATGGTCGACTTGCACCTTTCTGTTGTTTTCCAAGCCCTTCAGTCAGCGCAAAGCTATCTACGGATtcag GACGACAAGTTGACTGGGGATATCTCTTCTGTGGATATAGCCACAAAGAAGAATTTGGATGATCTTGTGAAAGTTGGTGAAGAATTGCTAAAAGAGCCAGTTTCTAGGGTGAATTTGGAAACTGGACTTTTCGAGCGTTCTGGCCATGAAACTAATGAAGAAGCTCTCAGAAG GTTTGCGAAAATACTATCCCAAGAGAGGCAGCTTCGCCATGCTAAGTCCCCTAATGGACAGGCCGCAAATTCCAAATGA
- the LOC121266199 gene encoding rop guanine nucleotide exchange factor 7-like isoform X1, with protein sequence MVVNNSVFCASPSFVEEGEALMEGFTEKNEGIQDRTERCKENGGRVETFGYLIEEERRESSSSSDFLTSETTGHEEQSHSSSESSSPPLLGWPIQKAEVPDCTSTNGTEDENKPHLGDRIFKKQGSEISEIEMMKERFSKLLLGEDMSGCGNGVCKALSISNAITNLCATMFGQLWRLEPLPLQKKVMWRREMNWLVCVSDYIVELIPTWQTFPDGSKLEIMTCRPRSDLYVNLPALRKLDNMLLEILDSFVNTEFWYVDQGILAPDADGSSSFRKALQRQEEKWWLPVPRVPPNGLHENSRKQLQHKRDCTNQILKAAMAINNIALADMEVPESYLEALPKNGRASLGDLIYRYISSDQFSPECLLACLDLSSEHQAIEIANRVEASIFVFRKRTNSKPANSTTRSNSKSSWEMVKELMVDAEKWELLAERAESLLLCLKQRFPGLPQTTLDMSKIQYNKDVGKSILESYSRVLESLAFNIVARIDDLLYVDDFTKHSDQFSSLSKVGVIARKSVPISFSVPASSTPYKSAFTSPSFSPSQRLSPSKGERSPLMTSSKIPNRGIGVKKVLTDYLSIDTNLKDNENPSERSDTRPNTIREAPVS encoded by the exons ATGGTGGTGAACAACTCCGTTTTTTGTGCTTCGCCTAGTTTTGTTGAAGAAGGGGAAGCTCTAATGGAGGGTTTTACTGAAAAGAATGAAGGCATTCAAGACAGAACTGAACGGTGCAAGGAAAATGGGGGTCGGGTCGAAACATTCGGGTATTTGATTGAAGAAGAGCGACGTGAGAGCAGTTCGAGCTCTGATTTTTTGACATCCGAGACAACAGGGCATGAGGAACAGAGTCACAGTAGCTCCGAGTCATCTTCGCCACCTTTATTGGGTTGGCCGATTCAGAAAGCTGAGGTGCCTGATTGCACCAGTACTAATGGTACAGAAGATGAAAACAAACCCCATTTGGGTGACAGAATATTCAAGAAACAAGGTTCAGAAATatcag AGATTGAGATGATGAAAGAgagattttcaaaattgttgCTTGGAGAAGATATGTCAGGTTGTGGAAATGGGGTTTGCAAGGCATTGTCTATTTCAAATGCTATTACTAATCTTTGTG CCACTATGTTTGGGCAACTTTGGAGGTTGGAACCTCTACCACTTCAGAAAAAGGTGATGTGGCGAAGGGAGATGAACTGGCTTGTTTGTGTTAGCGATTACATTGTCGAGTTGATACCTACTTGGCAGACATTTCCAGATGGAAGCAAACTTGAG ATCATGACTTGCAGACCCCGCTCAGATCTCTATGTTAATCTCCCAGCCCTACGTAAATTGGATAACATGCTTCTT GAAATATTAGATAGTTTTGTCAATACAGAGTTCTGGTATGTTGACCAGGGTATTCTGGCCCCAGATGCTGATGGGTCATCCTCTTTTAGAAAAGCACTTCAGCGCCAAGAGGAGAAGTGGTGGTTGCCTGTGCCCCGAGTGCCTCCTAATGGCCTCCACGAGAATTCTAGAAAGCAGTTGCAGCACAAGCGTGATTGTACGAATCAAATTTTAAAGGCTGCTATGGCTATCAACAATATTGCTTTAGCTGATATGGAAGTCCCTGAGTCGTATTTGGAAGCTCTTCCGAAG AATGGAAGAGCCAGCTTGGGGGATCTCATATATCGCTATATTTCATCAGATCAGTTTTCTCCTGAATGTCTGCTTGCTTGCCTTGACTTATCTTCTGAACATCAAGCTATAGAAATTGCTAATAGAGTGGAGGCCTCAATCTTTGTGTTTCGCAAAAGAACCAACTCAAAACCAGCCAATAGTACAACCCGATCCAATTCAAAATCATCATGGGAAATGGTTAAGGAGCTGATGGTTGATGCAGAAAAATGGGAATTGCTAGCAGAAAGAGCAGAAAGCCTACTGCTTTGCTTGAAGCAGCGATTCCCTGGTCTCCCACAGACAACCTTAGACATGAGCAAAATCCAGTACAATAag GATGTTGGGAAATCAATTCTTGAGAGCTACTCGAGAGTGTTGGAGAGCCTGGCCTTTAATATTGTAGCACGTATTGATGATCTGCTATACGTGGATGACTTCACCAAACATTCAGATCAGTTCTCATCACTCTCCAAAGTTGGCGTGATTGCTCGCAAGAGTGTGCCAATATCATTTTCAGTGCCTGCCTCAAGCACTCCATATAAATCGGCTTTCACCTCACCTAGCTTTTCACCATCACAGCGACTTAGCCCTTCCAAGGGAGAAAGATCTCCGCTCATGACTAGCAGCAAGATTCCAAATCGTGGGATAGGCGTGAAAAAAGTTCTAACAGATTATCTTAGCATCGATACCAATCTAAAGGACAATGAAAATCCTTCTGAGAGATCAGATACAAGACCAAACACAATACGAGAAGCGCCAGTATCTTAA
- the LOC121266199 gene encoding rop guanine nucleotide exchange factor 7-like isoform X2, protein MVVNNSVFCASPSFVEEGEALMEGFTEKNEGIQDRTERCKENGGRVETFGYLIEEERRESSSSSDFLTSETTGHEEQSHSSSESSSPPLLGWPIQKAEVPDCTSTNGTEDENKPHLGDRIFKKQGSEISATMFGQLWRLEPLPLQKKVMWRREMNWLVCVSDYIVELIPTWQTFPDGSKLEIMTCRPRSDLYVNLPALRKLDNMLLEILDSFVNTEFWYVDQGILAPDADGSSSFRKALQRQEEKWWLPVPRVPPNGLHENSRKQLQHKRDCTNQILKAAMAINNIALADMEVPESYLEALPKNGRASLGDLIYRYISSDQFSPECLLACLDLSSEHQAIEIANRVEASIFVFRKRTNSKPANSTTRSNSKSSWEMVKELMVDAEKWELLAERAESLLLCLKQRFPGLPQTTLDMSKIQYNKDVGKSILESYSRVLESLAFNIVARIDDLLYVDDFTKHSDQFSSLSKVGVIARKSVPISFSVPASSTPYKSAFTSPSFSPSQRLSPSKGERSPLMTSSKIPNRGIGVKKVLTDYLSIDTNLKDNENPSERSDTRPNTIREAPVS, encoded by the exons ATGGTGGTGAACAACTCCGTTTTTTGTGCTTCGCCTAGTTTTGTTGAAGAAGGGGAAGCTCTAATGGAGGGTTTTACTGAAAAGAATGAAGGCATTCAAGACAGAACTGAACGGTGCAAGGAAAATGGGGGTCGGGTCGAAACATTCGGGTATTTGATTGAAGAAGAGCGACGTGAGAGCAGTTCGAGCTCTGATTTTTTGACATCCGAGACAACAGGGCATGAGGAACAGAGTCACAGTAGCTCCGAGTCATCTTCGCCACCTTTATTGGGTTGGCCGATTCAGAAAGCTGAGGTGCCTGATTGCACCAGTACTAATGGTACAGAAGATGAAAACAAACCCCATTTGGGTGACAGAATATTCAAGAAACAAGGTTCAGAAATatcag CCACTATGTTTGGGCAACTTTGGAGGTTGGAACCTCTACCACTTCAGAAAAAGGTGATGTGGCGAAGGGAGATGAACTGGCTTGTTTGTGTTAGCGATTACATTGTCGAGTTGATACCTACTTGGCAGACATTTCCAGATGGAAGCAAACTTGAG ATCATGACTTGCAGACCCCGCTCAGATCTCTATGTTAATCTCCCAGCCCTACGTAAATTGGATAACATGCTTCTT GAAATATTAGATAGTTTTGTCAATACAGAGTTCTGGTATGTTGACCAGGGTATTCTGGCCCCAGATGCTGATGGGTCATCCTCTTTTAGAAAAGCACTTCAGCGCCAAGAGGAGAAGTGGTGGTTGCCTGTGCCCCGAGTGCCTCCTAATGGCCTCCACGAGAATTCTAGAAAGCAGTTGCAGCACAAGCGTGATTGTACGAATCAAATTTTAAAGGCTGCTATGGCTATCAACAATATTGCTTTAGCTGATATGGAAGTCCCTGAGTCGTATTTGGAAGCTCTTCCGAAG AATGGAAGAGCCAGCTTGGGGGATCTCATATATCGCTATATTTCATCAGATCAGTTTTCTCCTGAATGTCTGCTTGCTTGCCTTGACTTATCTTCTGAACATCAAGCTATAGAAATTGCTAATAGAGTGGAGGCCTCAATCTTTGTGTTTCGCAAAAGAACCAACTCAAAACCAGCCAATAGTACAACCCGATCCAATTCAAAATCATCATGGGAAATGGTTAAGGAGCTGATGGTTGATGCAGAAAAATGGGAATTGCTAGCAGAAAGAGCAGAAAGCCTACTGCTTTGCTTGAAGCAGCGATTCCCTGGTCTCCCACAGACAACCTTAGACATGAGCAAAATCCAGTACAATAag GATGTTGGGAAATCAATTCTTGAGAGCTACTCGAGAGTGTTGGAGAGCCTGGCCTTTAATATTGTAGCACGTATTGATGATCTGCTATACGTGGATGACTTCACCAAACATTCAGATCAGTTCTCATCACTCTCCAAAGTTGGCGTGATTGCTCGCAAGAGTGTGCCAATATCATTTTCAGTGCCTGCCTCAAGCACTCCATATAAATCGGCTTTCACCTCACCTAGCTTTTCACCATCACAGCGACTTAGCCCTTCCAAGGGAGAAAGATCTCCGCTCATGACTAGCAGCAAGATTCCAAATCGTGGGATAGGCGTGAAAAAAGTTCTAACAGATTATCTTAGCATCGATACCAATCTAAAGGACAATGAAAATCCTTCTGAGAGATCAGATACAAGACCAAACACAATACGAGAAGCGCCAGTATCTTAA